Genomic window (Fusobacterium perfoetens):
TTCTTGCAGTAATAGCTTCCAGACCCTTAGTTTCAAAAAGAGCAAATGCCTGATCAAAAATTTGCTTTTTTGAAAAAACTGCTTTTTTAGGCATAAAGTTTACCTCCGTATTAACATTAAACTATAGTCAACCTATTATAGCACAAAATTCTAGAATTTTTTAGTATAGCTGAATCCAATTGAAGAAATATTTTTATCATATCTTTGAGCATTTTCAACACCGGCATATTTTTCTCTAAAGTCTCCATCTGTTGCTTCATAGAAGTAATGACTTGTTGATACAACCCATTCAGTATCTTCATTTGGTCTATATTTAACCCCAAATCCAACTAAGAAAGAATCAAGTGCATATTCTACATCCATATAAGATTCTTTAGGAGCTCCAGTTTTAGCATAGTTTACTCCACCAAGTACAGCCCATTTTTCATTTAGCCAGTATTCGGTACCAACAGATATTTCCCAACCATTATCATATTCAAGTCCAGTAGATTTTATTTTATTAGTTAATAAATCTCTATATTTTACATCTTTATCAATTTTAGCTGATTCGTTAAAGTAATAGTTTGCTCCATAGAACATTGTCCATTTATCTGTAACTTTTTGTGAAGCTCCCACAGCTAAAATAGCTGGTAAATCTCTTCTATGTTTTGCTCCATCAGCATATTGAGGGAAAAAGTTTTCAAATCCTTTATTTCCTAATAATCCACCTACAGGTGAAGTTTGAGCAAAATGTAATTTATCAGAAGTTGCATCAGCTTCAAATTCCATTTTTACTTTAGTATCATATCTCATTGCAAAATTCCATGTATCATTATAAGCATAGTTTAAACCAATCTGTCCTCCAAATCCCCATGCAGTTCTTTCAGAATCAATATCAGCTCTAAGGTTTTCATTAACAGGTAAGTTCATGCCAGTATTATTATCCATAGCTCCATTAGGAATTACTCCAGTTAAATCAGCATTTAAATTAGCTTTTAAATTTCTCCAACCATAAACTACTCTACCTGCAACAGACATTGAAAGTTTATTATTAATATTCCATGCAGTACCTATAGTAGTTTGAGCATACATATTTTCTCCCTCTGCCCAAGAACCTTTATCCTTTGCATTAAGAAGATTATATGTCATTCCAGGAATAGCATCTTCTAAAACTTTTATTCCTGCAACACCATCTTTATATTCTAGGTCTCCTCCCCCTGCAATTCCACCAAATGTCCAGAAGAATGCTCTGTCATCTTGTTTTTTAATTAAAGCAAAGTTTGGAATAGGAGCTAATAAATCAGCAGAATATTCTCCTCCATCTCCTTTATTTGTATGGTATTTCATAGTTTCTTTACCAAATGCAAGCTGAACTCCTCCAGTAAAGTAAGTTCCATTTTCAAGTCTCATAATTCCTGCAGGGTTATAATATGCAGAAGTAGTAGGGCTGATTGCAGCCTGCTGAGCCATATTTGCATTGTACTCAGCTGTATAGTTTTGAATGTGGTCTATTGATGCACCAAAAGCTGTAGTTCCAAGAGCAGCAATCAGTGTAATAAGTCCAAATTTTCTTAAATTCATTTTTTAAAAAACCTCCCCAATAAAATAA
Coding sequences:
- a CDS encoding OmpP1/FadL family transporter, which codes for MNLRKFGLITLIAALGTTAFGASIDHIQNYTAEYNANMAQQAAISPTTSAYYNPAGIMRLENGTYFTGGVQLAFGKETMKYHTNKGDGGEYSADLLAPIPNFALIKKQDDRAFFWTFGGIAGGGDLEYKDGVAGIKVLEDAIPGMTYNLLNAKDKGSWAEGENMYAQTTIGTAWNINNKLSMSVAGRVVYGWRNLKANLNADLTGVIPNGAMDNNTGMNLPVNENLRADIDSERTAWGFGGQIGLNYAYNDTWNFAMRYDTKVKMEFEADATSDKLHFAQTSPVGGLLGNKGFENFFPQYADGAKHRRDLPAILAVGASQKVTDKWTMFYGANYYFNESAKIDKDVKYRDLLTNKIKSTGLEYDNGWEISVGTEYWLNEKWAVLGGVNYAKTGAPKESYMDVEYALDSFLVGFGVKYRPNEDTEWVVSTSHYFYEATDGDFREKYAGVENAQRYDKNISSIGFSYTKKF